A stretch of DNA from Caldanaerovirga acetigignens:
GCTTTGTATTCGCCGAATACTCGGCGCAGAGTGTCACAAATCTCGCCCAACGTCGCATACGTTTTTACGCAGGTAATAATTGTCGGCATTAGATTCTCATTGGACAAAGCCTTTTTAGAAAGTTCATCTAAAGCGTTCTTTACAGCTAAATTGTCCCTCGTGGCTTTTAATTTACTAAGTTTTTCTTTTTGTATCCTTTCTACTTCAGGATCTACCTTTAATAAATTCTTTGGAGGTTCTTCTTCAATTTGGAATTTGTTTACTCCTACCACTATCCTGCGGCCTGATTCTATCTCCTGCTGATATCTATAAGCGCTGTCCTGGATTTCTTGCTGTATGTAGCCTTTTTCTATGGCTTTAGGCGCACCGCCCAGTTCATCTATTTTCTTTATATATTCCATAGCTTTTTGTTCTATGAGGTTTGTAAGGTGTTCTACATAGTATGAACCTGCTAGCGGATCTATGGTTTCTGTAACTCCGCTTTCATAAGCAATAATTTGCTGAGTTCTCAATGCTATCCTAACTGAATCTTCGGTTGGCAGTGCCAATGCTTCGTCTCTTGAATTGGTATGCAGGGATTGGGTTCCTCCTAAAACCGCTGCTAAGGCCTGTATTGTTACTCGCACAATGTTGTTGTCGGGCTGCTGGGCCGTTAACGTCGAACCGGCCGTCTGAGTATGGAAGCGCAGCATCATGGATTTCGGATCTTTTGCTTTGAAGCGTTCCTTCATAATCTTTGCCCATAGCCTACGGGCCGCCCGGAATTTCGCCACTTCCTCGAAAAGGTCGTTGTGTGCGTTGAAGAAGAAAGACAGCCTCGGAGCAAATTTGTCAACGTCCAACCCGGCTTTTATCGCCGCTTCTACATAGGCTATGCCGTTGGCAAGAGTAAAGGCCACTTCTTGAACAGCCGTCGCTCCCGCTTCCCTTATGTGATAGCCGCTTATGCTGATGGTGTTCCATTTGGGAACATGCTTCGAGCAGAATTCAAAAATGTCGGTGATGAGCCTCATCGAGGGTTCAGGTGGGAATATGTATGTTCCTCTTGCTACGTATTCCTTCAATATATCGTTTTGGATAGTGCCGGAAAGCTTATCTGAACTTACTCCCTGCTTTTCTGCAACCGCTATATACATGGCAAGGAGTATAGCGGCAGGGGCATTTATCGTCATTGATGTGCTGACCTTGTCAAGAGGTATTCCGTCAAAGAGTATTTCCATGTCCTGCAGTGAGTCGATGGCAACTCCAACCTTGCCTACCTCGCCTTGGGCAAGCGGGTGATCCGAATCATAACCTATTTGGGTCGGCAGGTCGAAAGCTACGCTGAGGCCCGTCTGGCCCTGAGATAGCAGGTATTTGTATCTCTTGTTGGATTCTTCTGCTGTTCCAAAACCCGCATACTGGCGCATGGTCCACAGCCGGCCCCTGTACATGGTGGGCTGAATTCCGCGGGTAAAGGGATACTCTCCCGGGAATCCAAGGTCATCTGTGTATTCCATTTCCTGCACATCTAATGGTGTATACAGCCGCTCTACTTCTAAGTTAGAGCCGGTATAGAACTTCTCGTATCTTTCTGGCGCCTTCTTTATCACTTTTTCTACCGTCGTGCTCTCCCATCTTGCCTTCTCTTCCTCAAGTTTCTTGAGGGATTCCTTGTCAAACACTCCTAATACCTCCTTTTGCATTTTTTCATTTGGGATATGCCCGGTACCAGCCTATTTTAAAATGGTAAAAATCTAAAAACACATCGTGATACCGGGCAAATTCATTGTAATATGAATTCAATCAATCAGCCGAGCACCGTATGAAGCAATATAGTCCATATTACCATGAACAGAAGTGCTATTGGATAAGTTGCCCCATATCCAGTAGCAACTTCATCGGTACCAGTGGCATCAATAGCTGCCCCAAGCCCCGGTGTACTAGTCATGCCTCCACATATAGCTCCTGCTAATAGAATCCAATTTATCTTCCAGACATATCTACCTATTAAAAATCCTACAAGTTCTGCAAAAACTCCTGCCACAAATCCTATCACCATCAAGGTAATTCCTGACTGCTTAACTACTTCCACTACACCGGCTCCACTTTCAATCCCTACGATTGCCAAGAAGAACGCCAACCCTAATTCCCTAAATGTAGCGAGTACTTCCTTAGGCATCATAGTGTTCAAGGGACCAATCTTTCCAAAATAGCCGAGAATTAGCGCGGATATTAGGACTCCACCGGTGGTTTCAAGCTTTATTGGTGTTGCAATACCAGGTATTTTAAAAGGAACGCTGCCGATAATGATGCCAAGCGCAAGAATGATACAATAGCTAAGTAAGTTGAAACTTTCCTTCGCCGGCTCTCCTGCAACTTTCTCCGATGATCCACCTTGCCCCATTTCCATCCTATACCTTTCGAGTTCCTTTTTCACATCTATCTTGAAGATGATAGGAGCTAACTGGAC
This window harbors:
- a CDS encoding acyl-CoA mutase large subunit family protein, with product MFDKESLKKLEEEKARWESTTVEKVIKKAPERYEKFYTGSNLEVERLYTPLDVQEMEYTDDLGFPGEYPFTRGIQPTMYRGRLWTMRQYAGFGTAEESNKRYKYLLSQGQTGLSVAFDLPTQIGYDSDHPLAQGEVGKVGVAIDSLQDMEILFDGIPLDKVSTSMTINAPAAILLAMYIAVAEKQGVSSDKLSGTIQNDILKEYVARGTYIFPPEPSMRLITDIFEFCSKHVPKWNTISISGYHIREAGATAVQEVAFTLANGIAYVEAAIKAGLDVDKFAPRLSFFFNAHNDLFEEVAKFRAARRLWAKIMKERFKAKDPKSMMLRFHTQTAGSTLTAQQPDNNIVRVTIQALAAVLGGTQSLHTNSRDEALALPTEDSVRIALRTQQIIAYESGVTETIDPLAGSYYVEHLTNLIEQKAMEYIKKIDELGGAPKAIEKGYIQQEIQDSAYRYQQEIESGRRIVVGVNKFQIEEEPPKNLLKVDPEVERIQKEKLSKLKATRDNLAVKNALDELSKKALSNENLMPTIITCVKTYATLGEICDTLRRVFGEYKA
- a CDS encoding YidE/YbjL duplication; this encodes MESFIKSIMENKFFILFVATALGLMLGKIKIKGISLETSGALFVGLVFGALGYKVDKVLFTFSLVLFVSAVGLLAAKDIGRVVKLYGFKFALLGIIITFAGAFATFALTLMFQGELDPYLVSGTYTGALTSSPGLAAALEATKNNPNITIGHAVAYPFGVILVILFVQLAPIIFKIDVKKELERYRMEMGQGGSSEKVAGEPAKESFNLLSYCIILALGIIIGSVPFKIPGIATPIKLETTGGVLISALILGYFGKIGPLNTMMPKEVLATFRELGLAFFLAIVGIESGAGVVEVVKQSGITLMVIGFVAGVFAELVGFLIGRYVWKINWILLAGAICGGMTSTPGLGAAIDATGTDEVATGYGATYPIALLFMVIWTILLHTVLG